A single window of Streptomyces sp. NBC_00464 DNA harbors:
- a CDS encoding class I SAM-dependent methyltransferase, with product MARVRPMLDGVPETLLWTLYNRGYEAGRPYPVLDDPMALQLLADLDYPFEERFGIPDPFHSQAQGLRSRCFDLAVQEYLDGRPDATVVALGDGLETGFWRVDNGRLNWLSVELPEVATLRRTLLPPSDRLRTLSGSATDLSWLDEIEDPEGRGVVITTQGLLMYLRPAEVRAILAACAERLPGGILVLDSMARWLAKGTVAGTSKVGEMTIPPMRWAMDPGERGKLRSAHPGITEVRALHLPRGRGAMGELIRIQNLLPGLRTLTPAITQLRFGDRTPH from the coding sequence ATGGCGCGTGTGCGGCCGATGCTGGACGGGGTGCCGGAGACCCTGTTGTGGACGTTGTACAACCGGGGCTACGAGGCGGGCCGGCCCTATCCGGTGCTGGACGACCCGATGGCGCTCCAGCTGCTGGCGGATCTGGACTATCCGTTCGAGGAGCGGTTCGGTATTCCCGACCCGTTCCACTCGCAGGCGCAGGGTCTGCGCTCGCGCTGCTTCGACCTGGCGGTGCAGGAGTATCTCGACGGCCGCCCGGACGCCACCGTGGTGGCGCTCGGCGACGGTCTGGAGACCGGCTTCTGGCGGGTCGACAACGGACGGCTGAACTGGCTCAGTGTGGAGCTGCCCGAGGTCGCCACGCTGCGCCGCACCCTGCTGCCGCCCTCGGACCGGCTGCGGACGCTGTCCGGATCGGCGACCGATCTGTCCTGGCTGGACGAGATCGAGGACCCGGAGGGCCGGGGTGTGGTCATCACGACGCAGGGGCTGCTCATGTATCTGCGGCCCGCCGAGGTACGCGCGATCCTGGCGGCCTGCGCCGAACGGCTGCCGGGCGGAATCCTCGTCCTGGACTCGATGGCCCGCTGGCTCGCGAAGGGCACGGTGGCGGGTACCTCGAAGGTCGGTGAGATGACGATCCCGCCGATGCGCTGGGCGATGGACCCGGGCGAGCGCGGGAAGCTGCGCAGCGCGCATCCGGGGATCACGGAGGTGCGGGCGCTGCACCTGCCGCGCGGGCGCGGTGCGATGGGTGAGCTGATCCGTATCCAG
- a CDS encoding bifunctional adenosylcobinamide kinase/adenosylcobinamide-phosphate guanylyltransferase, whose protein sequence is MELTLLGTGAPDGLPRPDCPCAACATARGERARAATALLIDDALLLDLTPGAVFAAARAGHSLTGVRQVLLTHPHDGPAVELPAGLPPAGRVPDGRVLTLISGHRVRAVPMDAPGTGYEVTSPDGERLLYLPPGAAPAGLADRMAEPYDMVVGDVVGRPDAVARLRAVEAIGPATEVIAVHLDHDAPPGPELDRRLAAAGARSVPDGTTLTVGAYHAEPDVPRRTLVTGGARSGKSVEAERRLETYPEVVYVATGGSREGDGEWAARIGLHRERRPAAWRTEETCELVELLASDGPPLLIDCLSLWLTDAMDRVDAWDDAAWAGGGESALRERTAALVAAVRGTRRTVVAVTNETGSGVVPATAAGRRFRDELGRLNAAVADECEQVLLVVAGQALTLRG, encoded by the coding sequence GTGGAACTGACTCTGCTCGGCACCGGAGCCCCCGACGGGCTGCCGCGGCCCGACTGCCCCTGCGCCGCCTGCGCCACCGCCCGCGGGGAGCGGGCGCGGGCCGCGACCGCTCTGCTGATCGACGACGCGCTGCTGCTCGATCTCACCCCGGGGGCGGTGTTCGCCGCCGCCCGCGCGGGGCATTCGCTCACCGGCGTACGGCAGGTGCTGCTCACCCATCCGCACGACGGCCCCGCCGTCGAACTGCCCGCCGGGCTGCCTCCGGCGGGCCGGGTGCCGGACGGGCGGGTGCTGACGCTGATCAGCGGGCACCGGGTGCGCGCCGTGCCGATGGACGCGCCCGGCACCGGGTACGAGGTCACGTCGCCGGACGGCGAGCGGCTGCTCTATCTGCCGCCGGGCGCCGCACCGGCCGGTCTCGCCGACCGCATGGCGGAGCCGTACGACATGGTCGTCGGCGATGTCGTGGGACGGCCCGACGCGGTGGCCCGGCTGCGGGCCGTCGAGGCGATCGGGCCGGCCACCGAGGTGATCGCCGTCCATCTGGACCACGACGCACCGCCCGGCCCCGAGCTCGACCGCCGGCTCGCCGCGGCCGGGGCCCGGTCCGTGCCGGACGGGACGACGCTGACGGTCGGGGCGTACCACGCCGAACCGGACGTCCCCCGGCGCACCCTGGTCACCGGAGGCGCGCGGTCCGGGAAGTCGGTCGAGGCCGAACGGCGTCTTGAGACGTATCCCGAGGTCGTGTACGTGGCGACCGGGGGCAGCCGGGAGGGGGACGGGGAGTGGGCGGCCCGGATCGGGCTGCACCGGGAGCGCAGACCGGCGGCCTGGCGCACCGAGGAGACCTGCGAGCTGGTGGAGCTGCTGGCCTCGGACGGGCCGCCGCTGCTGATCGACTGCCTGTCGCTCTGGCTGACGGACGCGATGGACCGGGTGGACGCCTGGGACGACGCGGCGTGGGCAGGAGGTGGGGAGAGCGCACTGCGGGAGCGGACCGCCGCGCTCGTGGCCGCGGTCCGCGGGACGCGGCGCACCGTCGTCGCGGTGACCAATGAGACCGGGTCGGGCGTGGTGCCCGCGACCGCCGCCGGGCGGCGGTTCCGGGACGAGCTGGGCCGGCTGAACGCCGCGGTCGCCGATGAGTGTGAGCAGGTGCTGCTGGTGGTGGCCGGGCAGGCGCTGACGTTGCGTGGCTGA